The Candidatus Polarisedimenticolia bacterium genome window below encodes:
- a CDS encoding DNA recombination protein RmuC codes for MAIENPVMWAVLVVLAATVFGLGLVLLRRRTPVVSPPDPTLGLLQQQVSRLAEQINQLGAQIPRDVGTSLSQLTGQMAARLSENAQALQKASADTGKLIADINLRLGELRQSSQEILALGQDVRGLQQIFQAPKIRGGLGEMSLGSLLQQVFPAGHFALQHAFRDGLIVDAVLRLPGGLVPIDSKFPLAGFRLILEAPAAERERARRAFGRDVRRHIDDIAGKYIRPSEGTLDFALMYVPAENVFYELIARDEADAEGDDLSAYAQKRRVLPVSPNSIYAYLQAIAYGLMGLRIEERAREILKGLQQLGGDFGTFKAAFDLGLRHFKNAQNAFSEAGDRADRLGDKIQQYARVAQEPPGDEAVAPPAVQSEERVHARQADR; via the coding sequence ATGGCGATCGAGAACCCAGTGATGTGGGCCGTCCTGGTGGTTCTTGCCGCGACGGTTTTCGGTCTCGGCCTCGTGCTCCTGCGCCGCAGGACCCCGGTGGTCTCCCCTCCCGATCCGACGCTCGGTCTCCTGCAGCAGCAGGTGTCGCGCCTGGCCGAGCAGATCAACCAGCTCGGCGCGCAGATCCCCCGTGACGTCGGGACGTCGCTGAGCCAGCTGACCGGCCAGATGGCGGCCCGGCTGTCGGAGAACGCCCAGGCCCTGCAGAAAGCGAGCGCCGACACGGGCAAGCTGATCGCCGACATCAACCTGCGTCTCGGGGAGCTGCGGCAGAGCAGCCAGGAGATCCTGGCGCTGGGCCAGGACGTCCGCGGTCTGCAGCAGATCTTCCAGGCGCCCAAGATCCGCGGCGGCCTGGGGGAGATGTCCCTGGGCTCGCTCCTCCAGCAGGTGTTCCCGGCCGGCCATTTTGCGCTGCAGCATGCGTTTCGGGACGGACTGATCGTGGACGCCGTCCTGCGGCTGCCGGGCGGGCTGGTCCCCATCGACTCCAAATTCCCGCTGGCGGGCTTTCGCCTGATCCTCGAGGCCCCCGCCGCGGAGCGCGAGCGCGCGCGACGCGCGTTCGGGCGCGACGTGCGCCGGCACATCGACGACATCGCCGGCAAGTACATCCGACCTTCCGAAGGGACGCTCGATTTCGCCCTGATGTACGTCCCCGCGGAGAACGTCTTCTACGAGCTCATCGCGCGCGACGAGGCGGATGCGGAGGGGGACGACCTGAGTGCCTACGCCCAGAAGCGTCGTGTCCTGCCCGTGTCGCCGAACAGCATCTACGCCTACCTGCAGGCGATCGCCTACGGCCTGATGGGCCTGCGGATCGAGGAGCGCGCCCGGGAGATCCTCAAGGGGCTGCAGCAGCTGGGCGGCGACTTCGGCACCTTCAAGGCGGCCTTCGACCTCGGGCTGAGGCACTTCAAGAACGCGCAGAACGCCTTTTCCGAGGCCGGCGATCGCGCCGACCGGCTCGGGGACAAGATCCAGCAGTACGCCCGCGTCGCCCAGGAGCCCCCCGGCGACGAGGCCGTCGCCCCGCCCGCCGTGCAGTCCGAAGAGCGCGTCCACGCGCGGCAGGCGGATCGATGA
- a CDS encoding cyclase family protein, with product MRPAGRRRRPSPRPAVAAAVLLLIAVLPAAPARAAKMFSLSLDDVANGRAEVVDLSHDLREGMPLFPGGIPFTLETLTQLADGYYMNSFVSGEHTGTHVDAPAHFGKGLPAVDEIPPTRLVSQGILIDVQSRAGANPDYLLTLADLQGWEKANGRIPPRTMVILNTGWHQRWENPDRYLNRDDAGGLHFPGFSAEAARFLLRERDVNGIGIDTASVDAGKSTTFDVHKVMLQGGRYQVENLDNLNLLPVRGFSVIVAPMKISRGSGAPARVLAIVPR from the coding sequence ATGAGGCCGGCCGGCCGGAGGCGCCGCCCGTCCCCGAGGCCCGCCGTCGCGGCCGCCGTACTCCTCCTGATCGCGGTCCTTCCGGCGGCGCCGGCGCGGGCCGCCAAGATGTTCTCGCTGAGTCTCGACGACGTCGCCAACGGCCGCGCGGAGGTGGTCGACCTGTCCCACGACCTCCGGGAAGGGATGCCGCTCTTCCCGGGCGGGATTCCCTTCACGCTCGAGACGCTGACGCAGCTCGCCGACGGCTATTACATGAACTCGTTCGTCTCGGGCGAGCACACCGGCACGCACGTGGACGCCCCGGCCCATTTCGGCAAGGGTCTGCCGGCGGTCGACGAGATCCCGCCGACGCGCCTGGTCAGCCAGGGGATCCTGATCGACGTGCAGTCGAGGGCGGGGGCCAATCCCGACTACCTGTTGACCCTGGCGGATCTGCAGGGCTGGGAGAAGGCCAACGGCCGCATCCCGCCGCGCACGATGGTCATTCTCAACACCGGATGGCACCAGCGCTGGGAGAATCCCGACCGCTACCTGAACCGGGACGATGCCGGCGGGCTGCACTTCCCCGGTTTTTCGGCGGAGGCGGCCCGGTTTCTGCTGAGGGAGCGTGACGTGAACGGCATCGGAATCGACACCGCCAGCGTCGACGCGGGCAAGTCGACGACCTTCGATGTGCACAAGGTCATGCTCCAGGGCGGCCGCTATCAGGTCGAGAACCTCGACAACCTGAATCTCCTGCCGGTGCGCGGGTTCAGCGTCATCGTCGCGCCGATGAAGATCAGCCGGGGCTCGGGGGCCCCCGCACGCGTGCTGGCCATCGTGCCTCGCTGA
- the truA gene encoding tRNA pseudouridine(38-40) synthase TruA translates to MTPSGPPRRPPRESHRHGPPRDRPKHGPGRPAPSGAPRNIRLLIEYEGSRYAGWQVQEQQRTVAGEIQAAIRATLHETPKLIGAGRTDQGVHAEGQVANFYSRSALPPPQVAEALNQVLPADINILEARDVPATFHSRHDALARRYRYQIAARRSAFFKRLIWWVRQPLLFGAMEEASRSLVGRHDFSSFADRSAEIAEPRVQVFAASLRHGEFLTSFTIEADHFLPRMVRRVVGVLVQIGLGNLPPEAIGRFLSATVDDPAQWTAPSSGLFLERVLYPGEHGAPPPRRPTGR, encoded by the coding sequence GTGACCCCCTCCGGGCCGCCCCGCCGGCCGCCGCGCGAATCTCACCGCCACGGTCCGCCGCGCGACCGCCCGAAACACGGTCCCGGGCGCCCGGCGCCCTCGGGGGCGCCACGCAACATCCGGCTGCTCATCGAGTACGAGGGGAGCCGTTATGCCGGGTGGCAGGTCCAGGAGCAGCAGCGGACCGTGGCGGGGGAAATCCAGGCGGCGATCCGCGCCACGCTCCACGAGACGCCCAAGCTCATCGGTGCCGGCCGGACGGACCAGGGCGTGCACGCCGAAGGGCAGGTGGCGAACTTCTACAGCCGCTCGGCTCTGCCTCCGCCCCAGGTCGCCGAGGCGCTGAACCAGGTCCTGCCGGCCGACATCAACATCCTCGAGGCGCGCGACGTCCCGGCCACCTTCCATTCCCGTCACGACGCGCTGGCGCGGCGTTACCGCTATCAGATCGCCGCGCGGCGGTCGGCCTTCTTCAAGCGCCTCATATGGTGGGTGCGGCAGCCGCTCCTGTTCGGGGCCATGGAGGAGGCTTCCCGGAGCCTCGTCGGGCGCCACGACTTCTCCTCGTTCGCCGATCGAAGCGCCGAGATCGCCGAGCCCCGGGTGCAGGTCTTCGCGGCCTCCCTGAGGCATGGCGAATTCCTGACCTCCTTCACCATCGAGGCCGACCACTTCCTGCCGCGCATGGTGCGGCGCGTCGTCGGCGTCCTCGTCCAGATCGGGCTGGGGAACCTGCCGCCCGAGGCGATCGGGAGATTCCTGTCCGCAACGGTGGACGACCCGGCGCAGTGGACGGCCCCTTCGTCCGGCCTGTTCCTCGAGCGCGTCCTGTATCCCGGGGAGCATGGCGCCCCTCCACCGCGCCGGCCGACCGGTCGCTAG
- a CDS encoding M28 family peptidase produces the protein MPVLPLILLSLLTAFPVAAAPAAARPVVPPDLKRALDAADAKRIGADLRFLADDFLEGRGTGQKGGRLAALYLETRFRHLGLEPGASADSYLQEVPLVGVETQAQSRLAIALEDQKFEAGWLEDYVANSETQKELEEIDAPMVFVGYGIVAPEYGWDDFKGEDVKGKVVVMLVNDPPSDDPAVFGGKALTYYGRWTYKYESAARAGAVGAILIHTDESAGYGWSVVRNSWGRERPYVALGPGSSRPLSIASWVTEPFARHVLKAAGQDFDQLRSAAASKSFRPIPLPLRAQARLMTRIRPIMTWNVIGVLRGSDPGLRDQAVVYTAHYDHLGRGNPEDGDDIYNGAQDNASGVATLIETARMFTLLPKAPRRSILFIACAAEEGGLRGSEYFATHPTVPISQTAANINMDGTPVWGQPRDFTFLGADRSSLKAVISDASRVLGFKPVPDQHPEQGSFYRSDQFNFAKVGIPAFGLDPGLDYVGKPEGYGAKIWDEYEAKRYHRPKDEYDPSFDLSGSAQSARIALYVGYKVAQTTAMPRWNKGDEFEAARHAAMAAAAAAAAMPGRR, from the coding sequence GTGCCGGTCCTCCCCCTGATTCTCCTGTCCCTCTTGACGGCCTTTCCCGTCGCGGCGGCCCCCGCCGCCGCGCGGCCCGTGGTGCCTCCCGACCTGAAGCGGGCCCTCGATGCCGCCGATGCGAAGCGCATCGGGGCCGACCTGCGCTTCCTCGCGGACGATTTTCTCGAAGGACGCGGCACCGGCCAGAAGGGAGGCCGCCTGGCCGCCCTGTACCTCGAGACCCGGTTCCGTCACCTGGGGCTCGAGCCGGGGGCCTCCGCCGATTCCTACCTGCAGGAAGTGCCTCTGGTGGGCGTCGAGACCCAGGCCCAGAGCCGGCTCGCCATCGCGCTCGAGGACCAGAAGTTCGAAGCGGGATGGCTGGAGGACTACGTCGCCAATTCCGAGACCCAGAAGGAGCTCGAGGAGATCGACGCGCCGATGGTCTTCGTGGGCTATGGGATCGTCGCCCCCGAATACGGGTGGGACGACTTCAAGGGAGAGGACGTCAAGGGAAAGGTCGTGGTCATGCTGGTCAATGATCCCCCCTCGGACGATCCGGCGGTGTTCGGCGGCAAGGCGTTGACCTACTATGGACGCTGGACCTACAAGTACGAATCGGCGGCGCGCGCCGGGGCGGTCGGCGCCATCCTGATCCACACCGACGAATCGGCCGGGTACGGCTGGAGCGTGGTGCGCAACTCCTGGGGACGCGAGCGGCCGTATGTGGCCCTCGGCCCGGGAAGCTCCCGGCCGCTGTCGATCGCCTCCTGGGTGACCGAGCCGTTCGCCCGCCACGTCCTGAAAGCGGCCGGCCAGGACTTCGACCAGCTGCGGTCGGCGGCCGCGTCCAAGAGCTTCCGGCCCATCCCCCTGCCGCTGCGCGCCCAGGCGCGCCTCATGACCCGCATCCGTCCGATCATGACGTGGAATGTGATTGGCGTCCTGCGCGGCAGCGATCCCGGCCTGAGAGACCAGGCGGTCGTCTACACGGCCCACTACGACCACCTGGGGCGCGGGAACCCGGAAGACGGAGACGACATCTACAACGGCGCCCAGGACAACGCCTCAGGAGTCGCCACCCTGATCGAGACGGCCCGCATGTTCACTCTCCTGCCCAAGGCGCCGCGGCGCAGCATCCTCTTCATCGCCTGCGCCGCCGAAGAAGGCGGCCTGCGCGGATCGGAGTACTTCGCCACCCACCCGACGGTCCCGATCTCCCAGACGGCAGCCAACATCAACATGGACGGCACGCCGGTCTGGGGCCAGCCGCGGGACTTCACCTTTCTGGGGGCCGATCGGTCTTCCCTGAAGGCCGTGATCTCCGATGCGTCCCGCGTCCTCGGGTTCAAGCCGGTCCCCGATCAGCACCCCGAGCAGGGTTCGTTCTACCGTTCGGATCAATTCAACTTCGCCAAGGTGGGGATCCCGGCCTTCGGCCTCGATCCGGGCCTGGACTACGTCGGCAAGCCGGAAGGGTACGGCGCGAAGATCTGGGATGAATACGAGGCGAAACGGTATCACCGTCCGAAGGACGAATACGATCCCTCCTTCGATTTGTCCGGATCCGCCCAGAGCGCCCGTATCGCGCTGTATGTGGGCTACAAGGTGGCGCAGACCACCGCCATGCCCCGCTGGAACAAGGGAGACGAATTCGAGGCCGCGCGCCATGCGGCGATGGCCGCCGCGGCCGCTGCGGCTGCCATGCCGGGGCGAAGGTGA
- a CDS encoding class I SAM-dependent methyltransferase — MRRRGAILVALSLMALSGGAVAAVGADDAVPPPPRLADLARRIQIVCFESYPERLLRRMSGRRGPIPEEVRADPRLQVKYLKSEWVVRKGLFYPTWLDELLPALQSAVRPGARFLDLGSGDGRVVFLAAGMGARATGIEFNRGLYRLARTARARLDGLPGIDRAVLKRGDFFKEDFSDYDVFFYFGSGSSAEQALLAKLRREMRPDALLILAHIQGPVPGFERVADHGVAGVYRPAP; from the coding sequence ATGAGGCGGCGCGGTGCGATTCTCGTGGCCCTGTCCCTGATGGCCCTGTCGGGAGGGGCCGTGGCCGCTGTGGGGGCCGACGACGCCGTTCCGCCGCCGCCCCGCCTGGCGGATCTCGCGAGGCGCATCCAGATTGTCTGCTTCGAATCGTATCCCGAACGACTCCTGCGGCGGATGTCAGGACGGCGCGGGCCGATCCCCGAGGAGGTGCGCGCGGACCCGCGGCTCCAGGTCAAGTACCTGAAGTCCGAGTGGGTCGTCCGCAAGGGACTCTTCTATCCCACCTGGCTCGACGAGCTCCTGCCCGCCCTGCAGTCCGCCGTGCGCCCCGGCGCCCGCTTCCTCGATCTGGGAAGCGGTGACGGACGCGTCGTGTTCCTGGCCGCCGGCATGGGCGCGCGCGCCACCGGCATCGAGTTCAACCGGGGGCTGTACCGCCTGGCGCGCACGGCCCGTGCCCGGCTGGACGGACTTCCTGGCATCGATCGGGCCGTGTTGAAGCGCGGCGACTTCTTCAAGGAGGATTTTTCGGACTACGACGTCTTCTTCTATTTCGGGAGCGGCAGCTCGGCGGAGCAGGCGCTGCTCGCCAAGCTTCGCCGCGAAATGCGCCCCGATGCCCTCCTGATCCTGGCGCATATCCAGGGACCGGTGCCGGGTTTCGAGCGGGTGGCGGATCATGGCGTGGCCGGGGTCTACCGACCGGCCCCCTAG
- a CDS encoding sulfurtransferase TusA family protein — protein MRDATQADDVLDTVGLYCPVPIIKTAERIRKMETGRILKVVSDDRVILIDMPAWCRSTGHEYLGHTQQGAEYGLFVRKAGGKGATR, from the coding sequence ATGCGCGACGCCACGCAGGCGGACGATGTGCTCGACACCGTCGGCCTCTACTGTCCCGTGCCGATCATCAAGACGGCCGAGCGGATCCGGAAGATGGAGACCGGCCGAATCCTGAAGGTCGTCTCGGATGATCGGGTGATCCTGATCGACATGCCGGCATGGTGCCGGTCGACGGGACACGAGTATCTGGGCCACACGCAGCAGGGAGCGGAATACGGGCTGTTCGTCAGGAAGGCGGGCGGCAAGGGGGCGACGCGATGA
- a CDS encoding M28 family metallopeptidase, with the protein MAHPVLADEVDSSAAGDAAFRHVVALARSIGPRKTGTEGERQAAEYVRSRLEEAGVAVSVQEVAVAPYKDGERSVGSGNVIGRLAGTSPATIIVAAHHDSASDSVPGANDDASGVAVLIEAARALARRPHRLTYVFISFCAEEEGLLGSRFYVDREDLSDVKAMMALELVGRGDLLVAPVPRPPALWAQRLLLRAARETRVKGVASRPLWTLAPRFLDLPFSSDHEPFLDRQIPAFLLLGTYPAWTYHTVEDSVGGVRRKALDRAVRVVNRILQDLDTGSLDATDDPHYLPIQVFGRGFILPSVALLSVAWAALLGWVLLALWRIRDVARPRAIAETLRVIIVTSAATAIGLSGLFLSERLMEIVHGVRYPWTAHHGLHVAQAMAWSLLTGWVALNLFRRIKPTVEPGPYLAAAYLIPAGCVAASLHFGWPEPAAIMAAPVLAFLVSPFLKNTGRKLALGLAAAAPLTLLMSLEDYHTLVDLGGVSLSLPLLFAVAFSLTLPLVLYVAHVASFQDCLHSRFWWWLSGRHVGVTALALALALTAINSILAPYDDRHRQVVRVRQRLDLRSEKAVATIRSRDNLGGVRLAGSGGRVLPRDETSDRIPLPFPSGRVEFAAEVSSGEAVEEKVVTTRLKAPIPTDRISYVFTSSSGFRVPGRGDELRHRYTFTEVIPRRDPVGTFRLLVPGGGDLLVELRADFAADLMGLAPVADGPKVIVHHGTIEGAHRLLGPARAP; encoded by the coding sequence GTGGCTCATCCCGTCCTGGCCGATGAGGTGGACTCCTCTGCCGCCGGGGACGCGGCCTTCCGCCACGTGGTGGCGCTCGCCCGGAGTATCGGCCCGCGCAAGACCGGGACCGAGGGGGAACGGCAGGCCGCCGAGTACGTGCGCTCCCGACTGGAGGAAGCCGGCGTCGCGGTGTCCGTCCAGGAGGTCGCGGTGGCCCCCTACAAGGACGGCGAGCGATCGGTCGGCTCCGGCAACGTCATCGGGCGGCTCGCGGGCACGTCGCCCGCGACGATCATCGTGGCGGCGCACCACGACTCGGCGAGCGATTCGGTGCCGGGAGCCAACGATGATGCCTCGGGCGTCGCGGTGCTCATCGAAGCGGCCCGGGCCCTGGCGCGGAGGCCCCACCGGCTGACCTACGTGTTCATCTCCTTCTGCGCCGAGGAGGAAGGGCTTCTCGGATCGCGCTTCTACGTCGATCGGGAGGATCTCTCCGACGTGAAGGCGATGATGGCCCTCGAGCTCGTCGGGAGGGGAGATCTCCTGGTGGCTCCGGTCCCCAGGCCGCCCGCCCTGTGGGCCCAGCGGCTCCTGCTGCGCGCCGCCCGGGAGACGAGGGTGAAGGGGGTTGCCTCCCGCCCGCTCTGGACCCTGGCGCCGCGATTCCTCGACCTGCCCTTCTCCTCGGACCACGAGCCGTTCCTGGATCGCCAGATCCCGGCGTTCCTGCTCCTGGGAACCTATCCCGCCTGGACCTACCACACGGTCGAGGACAGCGTCGGAGGTGTGCGCAGAAAGGCGCTTGACAGGGCGGTGCGGGTCGTCAATCGCATTCTGCAGGACCTGGATACCGGATCCCTCGATGCGACCGACGACCCGCATTACCTGCCGATTCAGGTATTCGGCCGCGGCTTCATCCTGCCGTCCGTGGCGCTGCTGTCCGTCGCCTGGGCGGCCCTGCTGGGGTGGGTCCTGCTCGCGCTCTGGCGGATCCGGGACGTCGCCCGGCCGCGCGCGATAGCCGAGACCCTGCGCGTCATCATCGTCACGTCCGCCGCGACCGCCATCGGCCTGTCCGGGCTGTTCCTGTCGGAGCGGCTCATGGAGATCGTTCACGGGGTGCGTTACCCGTGGACGGCCCATCATGGGCTGCACGTGGCCCAGGCGATGGCCTGGTCCCTCCTGACCGGCTGGGTGGCTCTCAACCTGTTCCGGCGCATCAAACCGACCGTGGAACCCGGCCCGTATCTGGCCGCCGCCTACCTGATTCCGGCGGGGTGCGTGGCCGCCTCGCTTCATTTCGGTTGGCCAGAGCCCGCGGCGATCATGGCGGCGCCGGTCCTGGCGTTCCTGGTTTCGCCCTTCCTGAAGAACACCGGGCGGAAGCTGGCGCTCGGGCTCGCGGCGGCGGCGCCCCTGACGCTCCTCATGAGCCTGGAGGACTACCACACGCTCGTCGATCTGGGGGGTGTGTCCCTGTCCCTGCCGCTGTTGTTCGCGGTCGCCTTCTCACTGACCCTGCCGCTCGTCCTCTACGTGGCGCACGTGGCGTCGTTCCAGGATTGCCTTCACAGCCGGTTCTGGTGGTGGCTGTCGGGGCGACACGTCGGCGTCACGGCACTGGCGCTGGCCCTGGCGCTCACGGCGATCAACTCGATCCTCGCTCCCTACGACGACCGGCACCGTCAGGTCGTGCGCGTGCGGCAGCGGCTCGATCTGAGGTCGGAGAAGGCCGTCGCCACGATTCGATCCCGGGACAACCTGGGCGGCGTGCGGCTCGCCGGGTCCGGCGGCCGCGTCCTGCCCCGGGACGAGACCAGCGACCGGATCCCGCTGCCCTTCCCCTCGGGCCGCGTCGAGTTCGCGGCGGAAGTCTCGTCGGGCGAAGCGGTCGAGGAGAAGGTCGTCACGACGCGCCTCAAGGCGCCGATCCCGACCGATCGGATCAGCTACGTGTTCACCTCGAGCTCCGGATTCCGCGTGCCCGGGAGGGGAGACGAGCTGCGCCACCGTTACACCTTCACGGAAGTCATCCCCCGGCGCGATCCGGTAGGGACCTTCCGGCTCCTGGTGCCGGGGGGAGGCGATCTCCTGGTCGAGCTGCGTGCCGATTTCGCGGCGGACCTCATGGGACTCGCTCCGGTCGCGGATGGCCCCAAGGTGATCGTGCACCACGGGACAATCGAAGGGGCCCACCGCCTCCTCGGCCCCGCGCGGGCCCCCTAG